A window from Hoeflea sp. IMCC20628 encodes these proteins:
- a CDS encoding aconitase X catalytic domain-containing protein: MELTQTDRDIMEGRQGRAAADAFGLVVRFAQAVGARRLLPCASAHVDGCLYHGQASLDFVERFVALEGRVKVPTTLNVGSVDLIHPDLFIGDPAIGAAGKRLMEAHVELGCTPSFTCAPYQTLLRPKFGDQLAWAESNAIVFANSVIGARTNRYGDFIDLACALTGRVPDYGLHRPRNRLARVIVEISGFADAGPDQAGGIAVAAGLIVGKQCGDTIAAITGLPACTSEDDLKALGAAAASSGSVAMFHAVGLTPEAPDLQTATGGEDIPVVARLGPADISDILAKLCTVPDGTALTAVALGTPHFSLTEFDRLIPMLDLAPFSVPIYINTGRHEWQQLSEDGRAARLERAGVTVVVDTCTYVTSIIRDLSGAVMTNSGKWAYYAPGNLGIDVAFGTLADTLLSAKAGRVVRS; encoded by the coding sequence GTGGAATTGACGCAGACAGATCGTGACATCATGGAGGGCCGGCAGGGGCGAGCGGCTGCAGATGCATTCGGCCTTGTGGTGCGATTCGCCCAGGCTGTCGGCGCCAGGCGTCTGCTGCCTTGCGCCAGCGCCCATGTCGATGGATGCCTGTATCATGGGCAGGCCAGTCTCGACTTCGTCGAGCGTTTCGTGGCTCTGGAGGGCCGCGTCAAGGTTCCCACCACCCTCAATGTCGGCTCGGTCGATCTCATCCACCCGGATTTATTCATCGGCGACCCTGCGATTGGTGCTGCCGGAAAGCGGTTGATGGAAGCTCATGTTGAACTTGGCTGCACGCCAAGCTTCACCTGTGCGCCCTACCAGACCTTGCTCAGGCCGAAATTCGGCGATCAGCTGGCCTGGGCCGAATCCAACGCCATCGTATTTGCCAATTCTGTCATCGGTGCGCGCACCAACCGATATGGCGACTTCATCGATCTGGCCTGCGCGTTGACCGGCCGGGTTCCTGATTACGGCCTGCATCGGCCCAGAAACCGGCTCGCGCGCGTGATCGTCGAGATCAGCGGATTTGCCGATGCCGGCCCGGACCAAGCAGGCGGCATTGCAGTGGCGGCCGGACTGATTGTCGGCAAGCAATGCGGCGACACGATTGCCGCTATCACCGGACTGCCGGCCTGCACGAGCGAGGACGATCTCAAGGCACTTGGTGCGGCCGCTGCATCATCGGGCAGTGTGGCGATGTTTCATGCCGTCGGCCTGACGCCGGAAGCGCCGGATCTTCAGACTGCGACGGGCGGGGAAGACATTCCTGTCGTGGCGCGGCTCGGGCCGGCGGACATTTCGGACATTCTGGCCAAGCTCTGCACCGTGCCCGACGGCACGGCCCTCACGGCAGTGGCGCTTGGAACACCGCATTTTTCACTGACCGAGTTTGACAGGCTGATTCCGATGCTCGATCTGGCGCCGTTTTCCGTGCCTATCTACATCAACACCGGACGTCATGAATGGCAGCAGCTGAGCGAAGATGGCCGTGCCGCGCGGCTGGAACGGGCCGGTGTCACCGTGGTTGTCGACACTTGCACCTATGTCACGTCGATCATCCGGGATCTGTCGGGGGCAGTGATGACCAATTCCGGAAAATGGGCCTATTACGCACCCGGAAACCTCGGGATTGATGTCGCCTTCGGCACCCTTGCCGACACGCTTTTGTCGGCCAAGGCCGGACGGGTGGTGCGGTCATGA
- a CDS encoding DegT/DnrJ/EryC1/StrS family aminotransferase, whose product MPTDSRDPVRFVDLAAQQALIRDRVDAAIARVLDHGQYIMGPEVGELEAQLSAHCGATYSVACSSGTDALAMVLMAKNLRPGQAVFCPAFTFVATAEVVAWLGAHIWFVDVDADTFNMDPASLETAIANAREAGHEPVGVIPVDLFGIPADYDAVSKIAARESLWVLGDGAQAYGARYHNRRVGTLAMATATSFFPAKPLGAYGDGGAIFTDDAELADTLRSILFHGKGTSQYDNVRIGMTGRIDTMQAAILIEKLRIFDDEIEARNRIAARYSAQLESHVATPVVPKGLQSVWAQYTVKLPEGAERAAIQTKLKEQGVPSAVYYAKPLHLQDAYSHHGIAGGALPVTDMLSGCVLSLPMHPYLDEETQDRVTNALISAL is encoded by the coding sequence ATGCCAACTGACAGCCGCGATCCAGTCCGTTTTGTCGATCTTGCTGCGCAGCAGGCGCTGATCCGCGATCGGGTCGACGCTGCAATTGCGCGGGTGCTTGACCACGGCCAATACATCATGGGCCCAGAGGTTGGTGAACTTGAGGCGCAGTTGTCGGCCCATTGCGGGGCAACGTATAGCGTTGCCTGTTCGTCAGGAACGGATGCACTGGCCATGGTTCTGATGGCCAAGAATCTCCGGCCCGGCCAAGCCGTCTTCTGCCCCGCCTTCACCTTCGTCGCCACGGCGGAAGTGGTGGCCTGGCTCGGCGCGCATATCTGGTTTGTTGATGTGGATGCCGACACCTTCAACATGGACCCGGCTTCGCTCGAAACCGCGATTGCCAACGCCCGGGAAGCAGGACACGAACCGGTCGGCGTCATTCCGGTGGATCTTTTCGGCATTCCGGCTGACTACGACGCGGTCTCAAAGATTGCCGCGCGCGAAAGCCTCTGGGTGCTGGGCGACGGCGCACAGGCCTATGGCGCACGCTACCACAACCGCCGGGTCGGCACGCTGGCGATGGCGACAGCCACCAGCTTCTTTCCGGCCAAGCCGCTGGGCGCCTATGGCGATGGCGGCGCGATCTTCACCGATGATGCCGAGCTGGCCGACACGCTTCGCTCGATCCTGTTTCACGGCAAGGGCACCAGCCAGTATGACAATGTCCGCATTGGCATGACCGGCCGGATCGACACCATGCAGGCGGCGATCCTGATCGAGAAACTCAGAATTTTCGATGATGAAATCGAAGCCCGCAACCGCATCGCGGCGCGCTATTCCGCACAGCTCGAAAGCCATGTCGCCACGCCGGTAGTGCCCAAGGGGCTGCAGTCGGTGTGGGCGCAATACACGGTCAAGCTACCCGAAGGCGCCGAACGCGCGGCCATCCAGACCAAGCTCAAGGAGCAGGGTGTGCCCAGTGCGGTCTATTATGCCAAGCCGCTGCATCTGCAGGATGCCTACAGCCATCACGGCATCGCCGGCGGCGCATTGCCGGTCACCGATATGCTGTCAGGTTGCGTGCTCAGCCTGCCGATGCACCCCTATCTCGATGAAGAAACCCAGGACCGGGTGACGAATGCGCTGATTTCGGCGCTGTAA
- a CDS encoding RES family NAD+ phosphorylase, whose product MTLPLATLALSATVRLIPTAYYKPPVLTPLVNDAEDLAVLEALEGLTSQRLIAEKTGLADLDPRELLFRAWGQTHVNAAFAYTRSEGNRFNDAARGAWYSGFDDLTAIAEVANHRSRELEHINHFHDEAIYQALLAGLMGDFHDLRSAPLGTPCLSPDIAVAYPAGQALARAMRGQGSRGFVYRSARRMGGTCLVAFEPHSVQNVRPGARWKMIWNGTRDYTVTTE is encoded by the coding sequence GTGACGCTGCCTCTGGCAACACTGGCGCTGTCCGCAACGGTGCGGCTGATCCCGACGGCCTATTACAAGCCGCCGGTGCTGACGCCGTTGGTAAACGACGCGGAGGACCTTGCCGTCCTTGAAGCCCTCGAAGGGCTCACCAGCCAGCGCCTGATCGCGGAGAAAACCGGGCTTGCCGATCTTGACCCGCGCGAATTGCTGTTTCGCGCCTGGGGACAGACCCATGTCAACGCCGCCTTCGCCTATACCCGCAGCGAAGGCAACCGCTTCAACGACGCGGCGCGCGGTGCCTGGTATTCAGGCTTTGACGATCTCACGGCCATCGCCGAGGTCGCCAATCACCGCAGCCGCGAACTCGAACACATCAACCATTTCCACGACGAAGCCATCTATCAGGCACTGCTTGCAGGCCTGATGGGCGATTTCCATGATCTGCGATCCGCACCGCTTGGCACGCCCTGCCTGTCGCCCGACATTGCGGTCGCCTATCCGGCGGGGCAGGCGCTGGCGCGGGCGATGCGCGGGCAGGGATCACGCGGTTTCGTCTACCGCTCGGCACGCAGGATGGGAGGCACCTGCCTCGTCGCCTTCGAGCCGCATTCGGTGCAGAATGTCCGTCCGGGCGCGCGCTGGAAAATGATTTGGAACGGCACCCGGGATTACACCGTCACCACGGAGTGA
- the ppdK gene encoding pyruvate, phosphate dikinase, with translation MTKWVYTFGDGQAEGSAADRNLLGGKGANLAEMCNLGLPVPPGLTITTDACVWYYDNGRKMPDGLEAAVSDALVGVGTIAGRAFGDPDKPLLLSVRSGARASMPGMMDTVLNLGLNDETVLAVARDSGDERFAFDSYRRFIQMYGDVVMGLDHEVFEDILEDEKARLGHELDTDVSAAEWREIIARYMAIIEEELGVPFPQDPHQQLWGAIGAVFSSWMNARAITYRQLHDIPASWGTAVNVQAMVFGNLGDQSATGVAFTRNPSTGANELYGEFLVNAQGEDVVAGIRTPQSITEAARIEAGSDRPSLEKLMPEAFTEFLAICDRLERHYHDMQDLEFTIQSGKLWMLQTRSGKRTAKAALKIAVDMAGEGLITREQAVLRIDPASLDQLLHPTIDPHASRNIIGSGLPASPGAATGEIVFTSDEAVEAAKTGRKVILVRVETSPEDIHGMHAAEGILTSRGGMTSHAAVVARGMGTPCVSGAGGIRIDVRNGTLTALGTTLRAGDVITLDGSSGQVLRGAVAMLQPELSGDFGLIMEWADATRRMKVRTNAETPADARAARSFGAEGIGLCRTEHMFFEGDRITAMREMILAGSEGGRRTALAKLLPMQRSDFIELFEIMKGLPVTIRLLDPPLHEFLPKTDEEIAEVASVIGVSVEKLSQRVDELHEFNPMLGHRGCRLAISYPEIAEMQARAIFEAAVEAAKSTGAPVVPEIMVPLVGLREELDFVKARIDAVAREVIGEAGVDITYLVGTMIELPRAAIRAHAIAEVAEFFSFGTNDLTQTTFGISRDDASSFLLTYQQKGIIEQDPFVTLDIDGVGELVRIATDKGRATRPDIKLGICGEHGGDPASVKFCDSLGLDYVSCSPFRVPIARLAAAQAAIEKTRSA, from the coding sequence ATGACGAAATGGGTCTACACTTTCGGAGACGGGCAAGCGGAAGGCTCGGCTGCGGACCGGAACCTCTTGGGCGGCAAGGGCGCAAACCTTGCTGAAATGTGCAATCTCGGCCTGCCGGTGCCCCCGGGTCTGACAATCACCACCGATGCCTGCGTCTGGTATTACGACAATGGCCGCAAAATGCCTGATGGTCTCGAAGCTGCGGTCAGCGATGCGCTTGTCGGCGTTGGCACAATAGCCGGGCGTGCCTTTGGCGATCCGGACAAGCCGCTGTTGCTGTCCGTCCGCTCCGGCGCCCGCGCCTCAATGCCGGGCATGATGGACACCGTACTCAATCTCGGCCTCAACGACGAAACCGTCTTGGCTGTTGCGCGCGATTCAGGCGACGAGCGCTTCGCCTTCGACAGTTACCGCCGCTTTATTCAGATGTATGGCGACGTGGTGATGGGGCTCGATCACGAGGTCTTTGAGGATATTCTCGAAGACGAGAAGGCCCGCCTCGGTCATGAACTCGATACCGATGTGTCCGCCGCCGAATGGCGCGAGATCATCGCCCGCTACATGGCGATCATTGAGGAAGAACTTGGTGTGCCGTTCCCGCAGGATCCACATCAGCAGCTTTGGGGCGCCATCGGCGCCGTCTTTTCCAGCTGGATGAACGCCCGCGCCATCACCTACCGTCAATTGCACGACATCCCCGCCTCCTGGGGTACGGCAGTTAACGTCCAGGCCATGGTGTTCGGCAATCTCGGCGATCAGTCCGCCACAGGCGTGGCGTTCACCCGCAATCCGTCAACCGGCGCCAACGAGCTCTATGGAGAATTCCTCGTCAACGCCCAGGGCGAAGATGTTGTCGCCGGTATTCGCACACCGCAATCGATCACCGAAGCCGCGCGGATCGAAGCCGGCTCCGACCGGCCTTCGCTTGAAAAGCTGATGCCGGAAGCCTTCACCGAATTCCTTGCCATCTGCGATCGGCTCGAACGCCATTACCACGACATGCAGGACCTTGAATTCACCATTCAATCCGGCAAGCTGTGGATGCTTCAGACCAGATCCGGCAAACGGACAGCCAAAGCGGCTTTGAAAATCGCCGTCGATATGGCGGGTGAGGGGCTGATTACGCGCGAGCAAGCGGTGCTGCGCATCGACCCGGCCTCGCTCGATCAGCTTTTGCATCCGACCATTGATCCGCATGCCAGCCGCAACATCATCGGCTCCGGACTGCCGGCCTCCCCCGGGGCTGCGACCGGTGAGATCGTCTTCACCTCCGACGAGGCTGTTGAAGCCGCCAAGACCGGCCGCAAGGTCATTCTGGTGCGGGTCGAAACCAGTCCAGAAGACATTCACGGCATGCACGCCGCCGAAGGCATTCTCACCTCGCGCGGCGGCATGACCAGCCATGCGGCTGTGGTCGCCCGTGGCATGGGGACGCCGTGCGTATCCGGTGCCGGCGGCATACGGATCGATGTGCGAAACGGCACGCTGACAGCGCTCGGAACAACGCTCAGGGCAGGCGATGTCATCACGCTTGATGGCTCGTCCGGCCAGGTACTCAGGGGCGCGGTGGCAATGCTGCAGCCTGAACTCTCGGGCGATTTCGGACTGATCATGGAATGGGCCGACGCTACTCGGCGGATGAAAGTCCGCACCAATGCCGAAACACCGGCCGATGCCCGTGCCGCGCGCTCCTTCGGCGCCGAAGGCATTGGCCTGTGCCGCACCGAGCACATGTTCTTTGAGGGCGACCGGATCACCGCCATGCGCGAGATGATTCTCGCCGGCTCCGAAGGCGGTCGCCGAACCGCACTGGCAAAACTGTTGCCAATGCAGCGCTCCGACTTCATCGAGTTGTTCGAGATCATGAAGGGCCTGCCGGTCACCATCCGTTTGCTCGATCCGCCGTTGCACGAGTTTCTGCCCAAAACCGATGAAGAGATCGCCGAAGTGGCGAGCGTTATCGGGGTTTCGGTCGAAAAGCTCAGCCAGCGCGTCGACGAACTGCACGAGTTCAATCCGATGCTCGGCCATCGTGGGTGCCGCTTGGCCATTTCCTATCCGGAAATCGCCGAAATGCAGGCCCGCGCCATCTTTGAAGCCGCCGTTGAAGCTGCCAAATCCACTGGCGCACCGGTTGTGCCGGAAATCATGGTCCCGCTGGTCGGCCTTCGCGAGGAGCTTGACTTCGTCAAGGCGCGGATCGATGCCGTGGCGCGCGAAGTGATAGGCGAGGCCGGCGTCGACATCACCTATCTTGTCGGCACCATGATCGAACTGCCGCGCGCCGCCATTCGTGCCCATGCAATTGCCGAGGTTGCCGAGTTCTTCTCCTTCGGCACCAACGATTTGACCCAGACCACCTTCGGCATATCCCGTGATGATGCCTCATCGTTCCTTTTGACCTACCAGCAAAAGGGCATCATCGAGCAGGACCCCTTCGTCACGCTTGATATCGACGGTGTCGGCGAACTGGTTCGTATCGCGACGGACAAGGGCAGGGCGACGCGTCCTGACATCAAGCTCGGGATCTGTGGCGAGCATGGTGGTGATCCGGCATCGGTGAAATTCTGTGATTCGCTCGGTCTGGATTATGTCAGCTGTTCGCCGTTCCGGGTGCCCATTGCCCGGTTGGCGGCAGCGCAGGCGGCAATCGAGAAAACACGCAGCGCATAA
- a CDS encoding antitoxin Xre-like helix-turn-helix domain-containing protein has protein sequence MEPLHTSGSDLENQVSLAAVDPARLARVSATAFSRIVQAWRLGNEAAAQLLDISPRTFARMKSENW, from the coding sequence ATGGAACCTCTGCACACGTCAGGATCGGACCTGGAAAACCAGGTCTCGCTGGCAGCAGTGGATCCCGCCCGCCTGGCGCGGGTCTCCGCCACCGCTTTTTCGCGCATCGTGCAGGCCTGGCGCCTCGGCAATGAGGCCGCGGCACAACTGCTCGACATCAGCCCGCGCACCTTCGCCCGGATGAAAAGCGAAAACTGGTAG
- a CDS encoding YeeE/YedE family protein yields MDLVPLIDLIGEPQTALVGGLVLGLAFGVFAQRSRYCTRSAVLAAMGESDLKPLATWAAGFAAVILAVQLLLGSDLINVEETRFFSTAQSLSGAIIGGLVFGIGMVLARGCVSRLLVLGASGNLRGVFSIAIIAVTALATYSGVLVPLRDSIGSVWSTAAIGDNDLLALTGLDRWTGIALGAVLAIVALGFAIKAKLSLWRLFGGVMIGLTVATGWYFTWQLSTQVFEPIQAESLSFIRPLATTGELALESGFAGLDQGVLLGAVIGAFVAALLSGEFRISTFSEPGVPSIWRYAAGSVLMGFGGILAVGCTIGAGLTGGSVLAVSSLLGLASMIGGAALTQLVLRSVARESASPSAIIAAE; encoded by the coding sequence ATGGATCTCGTACCTCTGATCGATCTTATCGGCGAGCCACAAACAGCACTTGTTGGCGGCCTCGTTCTTGGCCTTGCATTTGGCGTGTTTGCCCAGCGCAGCCGCTATTGCACTCGTTCGGCGGTTCTTGCTGCCATGGGCGAGAGCGACCTCAAACCGCTGGCAACCTGGGCCGCAGGATTTGCAGCCGTCATTCTGGCGGTGCAGCTTCTGCTCGGGTCGGACCTGATCAATGTCGAGGAAACCCGGTTTTTCTCCACGGCACAGAGCCTGTCAGGCGCCATCATCGGCGGCCTAGTGTTCGGTATCGGCATGGTGCTGGCGCGTGGCTGCGTGTCGCGGCTTCTGGTGCTTGGCGCTTCGGGTAATCTGCGCGGCGTCTTTTCGATCGCCATCATCGCGGTAACCGCACTCGCCACCTATAGCGGTGTTCTGGTGCCCCTGCGCGACAGCATTGGCAGCGTCTGGAGTACAGCTGCAATCGGCGACAATGATTTGCTCGCACTCACAGGTCTTGATCGTTGGACAGGCATTGCCCTTGGCGCAGTCCTGGCCATCGTTGCCCTCGGGTTCGCGATCAAGGCGAAGCTGTCGCTCTGGCGGCTTTTCGGCGGTGTCATGATCGGCCTCACAGTTGCTACCGGCTGGTATTTCACCTGGCAGCTGTCAACCCAGGTGTTCGAGCCGATCCAGGCCGAAAGCCTGTCCTTCATCCGTCCGCTTGCCACCACCGGCGAACTGGCGCTTGAAAGCGGATTTGCCGGGCTCGATCAGGGCGTTCTCCTGGGTGCTGTCATCGGTGCATTTGTCGCCGCACTGCTTTCGGGTGAGTTCCGCATCTCGACCTTCTCCGAGCCGGGTGTGCCGTCAATCTGGCGCTACGCAGCAGGATCGGTGCTGATGGGCTTTGGCGGCATTCTGGCCGTCGGCTGCACCATCGGCGCTGGTCTCACAGGCGGTTCGGTGCTGGCGGTGTCTTCGCTGCTCGGCCTGGCCTCGATGATTGGCGGCGCGGCGCTGACCCAGCTTGTCTTGCGCTCCGTGGCGCGCGAGTCTGCCAGCCCGTCCGCAATCATTGCTGCGGAGTGA
- a CDS encoding DUF126 domain-containing protein: protein MSARALVHGTAEGPVFRLDDPLSFWGGFDSASGTVIDRFHPQNGACLSGAILLMERGRGSSSGASVLAEAIRLGTAPAAIILLENDAIIATGALVAQMLYGIDCPVVAIGECAEWQNLSSLPRLVVEAGTETVRITPQQ, encoded by the coding sequence ATGAGTGCGCGCGCTCTGGTGCACGGCACTGCCGAAGGCCCGGTTTTTCGGCTTGATGATCCCTTGAGCTTCTGGGGCGGGTTTGACAGCGCCAGCGGCACGGTGATCGACCGGTTTCACCCGCAGAACGGGGCCTGTCTGTCAGGCGCGATCCTGTTGATGGAGCGCGGCCGCGGCTCGTCCTCCGGCGCATCGGTGCTGGCCGAGGCGATCCGGCTCGGCACTGCGCCCGCGGCGATCATCCTGCTTGAAAATGACGCCATCATCGCCACCGGCGCGCTTGTGGCGCAGATGCTCTACGGGATCGATTGTCCGGTGGTGGCCATTGGCGAGTGTGCTGAGTGGCAAAATCTGTCATCCCTGCCCCGGCTCGTGGTTGAAGCAGGGACGGAGACCGTAAGGATCACTCCGCAGCAATGA
- a CDS encoding antitoxin Xre/MbcA/ParS toxin-binding domain-containing protein: MRVSAVTGLYKGLHLYFSDELADRWVTMRNTGPLFDGRTPLEAMIEGGLPTILATRNHIDALRGGV; this comes from the coding sequence ATGCGTGTCAGTGCTGTCACCGGACTCTACAAAGGCTTGCATCTTTATTTCAGCGATGAGCTGGCCGACCGCTGGGTCACGATGCGCAACACCGGACCCCTGTTTGACGGAAGGACGCCGCTGGAGGCGATGATCGAGGGCGGTCTCCCCACCATTCTCGCCACCCGCAACCACATTGATGCCCTGCGGGGCGGTGTGTGA